From Pempheris klunzingeri isolate RE-2024b chromosome 18, fPemKlu1.hap1, whole genome shotgun sequence, a single genomic window includes:
- the clic5b gene encoding chloride intracellular channel protein 5b isoform X2, protein MSTNGQDRDPDIELFVKAGNDGESIGNCPFSQRLFMILWLKGVVFNVTTVDLKRKPADLHNLAPGTHPPFLTFNGEVKTDINKIEEFLEETLCPPKYPKLAAKQRESNTAGNDIFAKFSAYIKNTKPEANAVLEKGLTRALKKLDDYLNSPLPDEIDADSMEEEKGSNRCFLDGNELTLADCNLLPKLHIVKVVAKKYRNYDIPSDMSGVWRYLKNAYTRDEFTNTCAADSEIETAYKDVARRLAK, encoded by the exons GCAGGCAACGATGGAGAGAGCATCGGCAACTGTCCCTTCTCTCAGCGTCTCTTCATGATCCTCTGGCTCAAAGGAGTCGTGTTCAACGTCACCACCGTCGACCTCAAAAG AAAGCCAGCAGATCTGCATAACCTGGCCCCGGGGACACACCCTCCTTTCCTGACCTTCAACGGAGAGGTCAAGACCGATATCAACAAGATTGAGGAGTTTCTGGAGGAAACGCTCTGTCCTCCAAA GTATCCCAAACTGGCCGCCAAGCAGAGAGAGTCGAACACAGCTGGAAATGACATCTTTGCCAAGTTCTCAGCCTACATCAAGAACACCAAACCAGAGGCCAACGCTG TCCTAGAGAAAGGCCTGACCAGGGCCCTGAAGAAGCTGGACGACTACCTGAACAGCCCCCTGCCAGATGAGATCGATGCAgacagcatggaggaggagaagggctCCAACCGATGCTTCCTTGATGGAAACGAGCTCACCCTTGCAGACTGCAACCTGCTGCCTAAACTGCACATAGTCAAG GTCGTTGCTAAGAAGTACCGCAACTACGACATCCCCTCAGACATGTCGGGCGTGTGGCGGTACCTGAAGAACGCCTACACACGTGATGAATTCACCAACACCTGTGCTGCTGACTCAGAAATCGAGACCGCTTACAAAGACGTGGCGAGGAGACTGGCCAAGTAA